cactggagagtaacatagactGCTTTTTATTAGAGtacctatgggatttttaaaaacctaaatccatgcagatgaagttgtgggcatcatctattcaCTTTAAtctaattaattgttttttctGATTAATAACAAGCTGATTATTCGTCAGTAGGTTCCGTTTCACGAGACGCCCAACTTTtgttctgtgaaaattctcTATACAAGTAGCTATTGTACTATGCTAAAAAAAACCTTGGTGGCTGCTGGACTATTAGACTTATTTGTGCTTCAGCTTTCAAGCCTAATGTGTAGCTGTTTTGTTGTCTGATATCTATTAtccaaaaatgtttttctttaaattgTGTAGTGAGAAGGTgtctgatttttattttttttatttttattctttttagacTTAGACTGAATGCATACATCCTTTACCTGCTGACAGTGCCATGGCAGAACCActgagtaggtaaataaaacagataaaaaatatataaatatataatataaaatataatataatatataatataaaactttATTAATATCCCTTActaatttacatacctactattagaatgaaaaccactttgatatactttagtaggcttttattcactgttcacatagtaattattatttacatcaaCACAAGAGCAAACACCTCCTTTTACGCACCATTTTAGAGTGACGTTTTGCATAGATGCTACTCCGCAGAGCCCGCTACAGATAATaaaatcacctagtttttatccgtctaacactacaaaattaaaaaattataaaattacttaaaatctTATTCCTATTATTACCAAATACTTAACATTATATTACACTCAGGTAGTTCAAATTATATCCTTAACTCTCCAATtaatagtaattttaattttatttgattgttGTGTAAAGGCCGCAAGTGGCGGTACAAGCCTCCTCTAATTACACCTATCTCTGGCCATCATACTCTAAGGTCGCAACTTTCGCAAGGTCACCTTTCCATATTTTTAATGGTCTTCTCTTTGATTCTGATTTTTATGGAGTAGGTAAACATAAGGGCAGAACTCTAGGGTGGAATTGCCGCTGACTAATGTGCCATCTTTCTAACAAAAATCAGATGCATTTTGCAAAACTTGATCACTATTgtagtaagcactgtggtcttattagtgggaggtcctgggttatggtcctgaataaaaatcatgattttttttaaacattcgcTTTAATAAAGTATTCTGGttccataaactaccgctatacaaaaaaaaatcacatcattttattactacagtccaagaccctattgaacATTCTTGCCTTTTAAAAAGTTGAACCTAATCTATTCTTGTTCACAGACATAAAAAATGGGCTTGTCCGTAAATACAATATAACCCCAGAGGACTATCACATGATAGAGATAGTGATCATAGAGAACAAGCCACATAAGGCTGGCCCTCAGTGGAAGTTTGCAGGTGCCTTCTACTTTGCTACCGTTGTTCTGGCAATGATTGGTTATGGACATTCCACTCCTGTTACGGTCGGTGGGAAGGCCTTCTGTATGGCATATGCAATGGTGAGACttagattttacatattttttaaagttatttaaaattttaaatgccACAAATTAACATTGTTTGTAATCAAGACATcgaattattttgttgttatatttattactatacTATGGTCAGGTCCTTGCTATCCCTGAATTACTGCGACCGTCTCcaatctattgtgtttgcctccacttcacacttccttgtTAAATCatgtggccgccagatacagcagcaccttcttgactggaattgaagtaacatcctcaggATAAATGATATGTCTCCCTAAgtggacgctacgtttgtgcatcagagcagggcagaagcagataatATGCATCGGAGTCTCGGGAGACTCGTGGCACAGTCTGCAGGTGTCCGAGCCCTTAAGGTTATACATGTGCCTTTTCCTATATAGTTAGAAAAATGCCTTCAATCAagaatattctttttatttccAGGTGGGTATTCCTCTCGGGTTAGTGATGTTCCAGAGTATCGGCGAACGTCTCAACAAGTTCGCGTCCGTGGTCATCCGGCGAGCCAAGTGCTACTTGCGCTGCAACACCACCGAGGCTACGGAGATGAATCTCATGTTTGCTACTGGGATGCTGTCTTCGATTATTATAACAACTGGTATAAACTAATGATTCTAGGTTTTTTCGTTGTTTAAcgacagtacgcggcagacagtaaagtacatcggcctttagaatgacatttcagctttgtagagtgttgtctctgtcactcataccgatATGacattttatcggtctcaacgacagagacaatgctctacaaatctgtttcctccttctaaatgtcgatttacattacttcggccgcgtactgtagtgtAGTAGTTACGAGTACGTATCCGAACGAAATATCGATAATCCAAATCatcgtatagtccgtacaaaatgactcttcacgcgtcattttttaactctatgggtccaactatctgcatgccaaattttagcccgatccgtccagtagtttgaactgtgcgttgataaatcagtcagtcagtcagtcaacttttccttttatatatttagataaaacatGCAGGTGCGGCCGTGTTCTCTCGCTACGAAGGATGGAGTTACTTTGACAGTTTCTACTATTGCTTCGTGACACTGACCACTATTGGATTCGGCGATTACGTCGCTTTGCAGGTATGTTACGCCATGTAGCGCCACGAggaaataaagtgtattttaaatattaacattaatattatattattttagttgtTACGACACATTTTATACGCTATGCACGGAGACCACAGAGAAGTTAATATAGTTAATagttaatatacatataattctTGTAATTTTCCAGAATGACCAAGCTTTAACAAGTAAACCAGGATATGTAGCGCTGAGTCTGGTGTTCATATTGTTCGGGCTGGCAGTGGTCGCCGCTAGTATTAACTTGCTAGTCCTGAGGTTTATGAccatgtaagtatattttttaaatggtcATCTATTAGTGAACAGGCATTTTTCGGTGAAAGAGATTGTGCCCCCTTCACCATCATACCACCGAACTGCAAGACATCGGCCGAGTTTCcgtccttatgtcgtcgacattccatctacacgcacgaaacgttttgcgtcatcattcctcatacgtatggctaaagtttggaatactcttccacgatctgggtttcctaccaattacaaccccagtgtctttaaaacaagagttaataggcatcttctaggtaaacgcgtcaaatcttaggccacatcatcactttccgtCAGGTGTGATTGTAGTTATTCCGGAgatgaacataggctactttttatcccggaaaatcaaagtctccacgtggtttttgaaaaaccttaatCCGCGCAGACGTAGTCACGGGCATAGAAGTACAattggcggccttatcgctttgaaacgatctctaccaggcagtggcggattttcagtattggccgccctaggccccaggattTCGTAAGTACCAGCCGCCCTTTCTCAACACCCATTAATCATGGTCGTAGCCATGagttgagggggggggggggggggggggggattaaaaatttaccttttgatttgtcagtaaaatacaatCCTATGACAAATAGGAGCTCGAACGCAGcaggcgcaatttttttttgttactaaaaaaaagttatttttgtcatgattggccgcctctaatatctagccgccctaggcccgggcctactgggccttagggcaaatccgccactgctaCCAGGCAACCAGGTTGTCTATTTAATGACTAATGAAGGGGTTTAGGTCTTTAGGATTTACAGTTTCTACGTTGGGGCAATTAGTATGTATATAATTCGTAATGATTTGCAGGCAAGCGGAGGAGAACGCTCGGGACGAAGACAAGGACAGTTGTAGGACAATGCTGCCCATCGACGGACACATCTTCGCGGGCCGCCAGCGCTCGCACGAGGACCAGACCTCGGTAACGTACACTTCCACTTTCTCTCTCCCTCCTCTCTCTTTCTCCCTCCCCTCTCTCTTTCTCCCTCCTCTCTCTCTTTCTCCCTCCTCTCTCCCTTTCTCCCTCCTCTCGCTTCCTCTCTTTCGCTCTCTCCCTTTCCAGCCTGTGAACGTtgactgttggacataggctttccctaaagagcgccaccacacccggtcctcagccttcctcacccagcctttttatatcgtcggtccatcgtgctggagggcgcccCACACGCCTGCTTATACGCGGTCttcactcaaggactttccggctccaactacaggcatgacctgcccactgccacttcagcttgctaatagtttgggctatataaaagcgaaagtgtgtttgtttgtcttacagtcacatcgcaacggagcaacgcattGACGTAATTTATTGCATGAATATAgtcaaaaacctggagagtgacataggctactttttatcccggaaaatcaaagagttcccacgggattttaaaaaaaccaaatagCCTAGCCTGCCTATAGTATATCTATAGCAAAACACACTTGTGTACactgtgtgtttgtttgtccttcaatcacgtaacggaatgacgtgatttttagcatagGTGTAGTTAAACacatggagagtaacataggctactttttatcccggaaaatcaaagatttctcacgggatttttaaaaacctaaatccacgcggatgaagacgCGGGTATCAAcaattgttaggtatatctggAGAGATATACCTAGCAATTGTTGATATTATACTATGTGTGAAATCGAGAAACCTCCAAGAAGTTATGACATTTCTGTCACCCCTTCGATGTGCCCACTtagtattcttttttttttttttttaatttattttacggcccctTAGTGTTCTTATTCTAAGGTGTCCACAGACGTCAAACCTACTTTTAAGGGGCCACTGCGAAAAGGCTCCGATACACGACGCCACAGTGTGAAGTATCTCAGGCTGTGGTGTGAGGCTTGAACTTTATATTGCATCAATAGGTGTGCTCGTGCAACTGCCTCGGAAACAAACAGTGCGAGGGCGGCGCGCTGCTCCCGGCCGCGCCCGCGCGCCCGCTGCGTGCACTCACGCGCCGCGCCTCGCTCGCGCCCGAGCTCGTCGAGCGAGCCTCCGTGTAGACCTGCCCCAGTGCTGAGCCCTGCCCGCTTACAGCTCGTTGCCACTTGTAGGGTGTTAGGATCCGTTTTTGTATCGGATACCGCTGCCTCTATTTACACTAGTCTGACTCACACAACAAAGCCGACATCAGACGGAATGCCTCTAAACGTTTTCTTATTCTTCTTCGAAAATAACACATTCTTCCTTGAAACAtgccaaatattttaaataattatattctagttgtacctatattatagtaAAGTATTACGTATTGTAGTAGTGCCAAAattgtacattttaaattatgagtTAGATAATAGATTATAAGTGAAACGAATTTTGACCTTTGTATGGATCGTGGAAGCCAAAATAATTAGTGATGTGGTACTGTGGCcctagtgtaacttttcaacAGTGACATGCAAGGACATCAACATCTAGGCGTATGAATGGATTTAGAGGGAaaacacgatgcgttgcgttggcggtgaGGCGCCTGAGCAGTGctgctgcgtcatcctacatagaaatcgctgtaccaaCTACCATGCTTGTCGTGCGGCGCCGAACTCCACACGCAATGGACTTTGcaccagagagacgaggcggggaggggtggtgcGGTGCAACGCCATACTTTCTGCCGGAGCGGCAACTAAGTGGCAGTGTGGCGACTGGCgcccaatactcaaatccacagcgatggtgcgccgcaacgcaccggaaacgcatcgtgtggcctcagaCTTAGTATTGATAGGCAAACATAATTTGACAAAATAATACtatgataaaatttaaaaaataaagtggATAGCCTTGGCCATGCGCATAATATTGTTGTACACACGggtaaggc
This genomic stretch from Maniola hyperantus chromosome 18, iAphHyp1.2, whole genome shotgun sequence harbors:
- the LOC117990604 gene encoding two pore potassium channel protein sup-9-like isoform X2; protein product: MAEPLNIKNGLVRKYNITPEDYHMIEIVIIENKPHKAGPQWKFAGAFYFATVVLAMIGYGHSTPVTVGGKAFCMAYAMVGIPLGLVMFQSIGERLNKFASVVIRRAKCYLRCNTTEATEMNLMFATGMLSSIIITTGAAVFSRYEGWSYFDSFYYCFVTLTTIGFGDYVALQNDQALTSKPGYVALSLVFILFGLAVVAASINLLVLRFMTMQAEENARDEDKDSCRTMLPIDGHIFAGRQRSHEDQTSVCSCNCLGNKQCEGGALLPAAPARPLRALTRRASLAPELVERASV
- the LOC117990604 gene encoding two pore potassium channel protein sup-9-like isoform X1 — translated: MKRQNVRTLSLVVCTFTYLLIGAAVFDSLESDTESKRWEVLSDIKNGLVRKYNITPEDYHMIEIVIIENKPHKAGPQWKFAGAFYFATVVLAMIGYGHSTPVTVGGKAFCMAYAMVGIPLGLVMFQSIGERLNKFASVVIRRAKCYLRCNTTEATEMNLMFATGMLSSIIITTGAAVFSRYEGWSYFDSFYYCFVTLTTIGFGDYVALQNDQALTSKPGYVALSLVFILFGLAVVAASINLLVLRFMTMQAEENARDEDKDSCRTMLPIDGHIFAGRQRSHEDQTSVCSCNCLGNKQCEGGALLPAAPARPLRALTRRASLAPELVERASV
- the LOC117990604 gene encoding two pore potassium channel protein sup-9-like isoform X3; the protein is MIEIVIIENKPHKAGPQWKFAGAFYFATVVLAMIGYGHSTPVTVGGKAFCMAYAMVGIPLGLVMFQSIGERLNKFASVVIRRAKCYLRCNTTEATEMNLMFATGMLSSIIITTGAAVFSRYEGWSYFDSFYYCFVTLTTIGFGDYVALQNDQALTSKPGYVALSLVFILFGLAVVAASINLLVLRFMTMQAEENARDEDKDSCRTMLPIDGHIFAGRQRSHEDQTSVCSCNCLGNKQCEGGALLPAAPARPLRALTRRASLAPELVERASV